A genomic region of Psychrobacter sp. M13 contains the following coding sequences:
- the ahpF gene encoding alkyl hydroperoxide reductase subunit F → MIDQSLLDAVKSYSEKMTRPITFVLGSGEHSKRAELIDFLSSIASTTDKINFDPKANDNSLPSPISFAVRSHKDDMLVDNGIVFSGIPGGHEFTSLILAILQTGGHTLKLDEGIQKLVKRFNEPLQFQTYVSLSCHSCPEVVQALNQFSLLNEGISNEMIDGALFQEQVEANNIQGVPAVFLNGKPFANGLIDTAKLITKLQEQFPNLVGEGSDEQAEQLEQQDVTIIGAGPAGVAAAIYTARKGLKVTMVADRIGGQVKDTQDIENLISVPLTTGTHLSADFVKHLQEYNITLKQHVTVKEIDETVDENYSIHLSTGESFETRSIILATGAQWRKLNVPGEEENIGKGVAYCAHCDGPFFKGKEISVIGGGNSGVEAALDLAGIVKHVTVLEFADELKADQVLINKAKEKSNIEFITGAMTKEIKATDGKVSSIVFEDRKTGATHERDLAGVFVQIGLIPNTDFIKGFVDTNRFGEIEIDERCRTDRKGIFACGDVTTVPFKQINIAMGEGSKAALSAFEYLVMQ, encoded by the coding sequence ATGATTGACCAAAGCTTACTAGATGCCGTTAAGAGCTATAGCGAAAAGATGACTCGTCCTATTACCTTTGTATTAGGTAGTGGTGAACATAGCAAACGCGCTGAGCTCATTGATTTTTTATCGAGCATTGCTAGCACGACAGACAAGATAAATTTTGACCCTAAAGCGAATGACAATAGCTTGCCAAGCCCAATCAGCTTTGCAGTACGCAGCCATAAAGACGATATGCTCGTTGATAATGGCATCGTATTTAGTGGTATTCCTGGCGGGCATGAATTTACCTCGCTCATTTTAGCCATTTTACAAACAGGTGGTCATACGTTAAAGCTAGATGAAGGTATTCAAAAGCTAGTTAAGCGCTTTAACGAGCCATTACAGTTTCAGACTTATGTGTCTTTATCGTGCCATAGCTGTCCTGAAGTGGTGCAAGCACTAAACCAGTTCTCGCTACTCAATGAAGGCATTAGCAACGAGATGATCGATGGTGCTTTGTTTCAGGAGCAGGTGGAGGCGAACAATATTCAAGGCGTGCCTGCAGTATTCTTAAACGGTAAGCCATTCGCTAATGGCCTAATCGATACGGCTAAGCTGATTACCAAGTTACAAGAGCAATTCCCTAACTTGGTGGGCGAGGGTAGCGATGAGCAAGCGGAGCAATTAGAGCAGCAAGACGTCACTATCATTGGGGCAGGTCCAGCTGGCGTTGCCGCTGCGATTTACACCGCTCGTAAGGGTCTAAAGGTGACTATGGTCGCTGATCGTATCGGTGGTCAGGTCAAAGACACCCAAGATATTGAGAACTTAATCTCAGTACCATTAACGACGGGTACGCATCTATCAGCAGATTTTGTTAAGCATTTGCAAGAGTACAATATTACCCTTAAGCAGCACGTTACTGTAAAAGAGATAGATGAGACTGTTGATGAAAACTATAGCATTCATCTGAGTACGGGCGAGAGCTTTGAGACGCGTAGTATTATCTTAGCGACTGGGGCGCAATGGCGTAAGCTGAATGTACCGGGGGAAGAAGAAAATATCGGTAAAGGCGTGGCGTATTGTGCGCATTGCGATGGGCCATTTTTCAAAGGTAAAGAGATCTCCGTCATCGGCGGTGGTAATTCAGGCGTTGAGGCCGCGCTAGATTTGGCGGGTATCGTCAAGCACGTCACGGTACTCGAATTCGCTGATGAGCTAAAAGCGGATCAAGTGCTTATTAATAAAGCAAAAGAGAAGTCGAATATTGAGTTCATCACAGGCGCTATGACTAAAGAGATTAAAGCAACTGATGGCAAGGTAAGCTCTATCGTCTTTGAAGATCGCAAAACGGGCGCTACTCATGAGCGCGACTTAGCTGGAGTATTTGTACAGATTGGCTTGATACCGAATACTGATTTTATCAAAGGCTTTGTCGATACGAATCGCTTTGGCGAGATTGAGATTGATGAGCGCTGCCGCACTGATCGCAAAGGTATTTTCGCTTGCGGTGATGTAACGACAGTACCTTTTAAGCAGATTAATATTGCTATGGGCGAAGGATCAAAGGCAGCGCTATCAGCTTTTGAGTACTTAGTTATGCAGTAA
- a CDS encoding YdcH family protein, producing the protein MRKTDTWQDNKDIISELKLKDSHFAVIFEEHTQLDQQINQLDKDRVQNASRDDEIEQMKRRKLQLKDEIYKIIDKNKVQSHP; encoded by the coding sequence ATGAGAAAAACAGATACTTGGCAAGATAATAAAGACATTATTAGTGAGCTCAAATTAAAAGACAGTCATTTTGCGGTTATTTTTGAAGAGCATACGCAGCTTGACCAGCAGATCAATCAGCTCGATAAAGACCGAGTGCAAAACGCCAGCCGTGACGATGAAATTGAGCAAATGAAGCGGCGCAAATTACAGCTTAAAGATGAGATTTATAAAATAATAGATAAAAACAAAGTGCAGTCTCATCCTTAG
- the ahpC gene encoding alkyl hydroperoxide reductase subunit C, which yields MASIINQEIPEFSADAYVSGEFKTITSEDVKGSWAIFLFYPADFTFVCPTELEDMASHYEELKGLGVEVYSVSTDTHFTHKAWHDSSDAIGKVQYPMIGDPTGRITRGFNVMIEEAGLAERGTFLVDPDGLIQVAEIHAGGIGRSAKDMLRKVKAAQYVRDNDGEVCPAAWEAGQATLKPSLDLVGKI from the coding sequence ATGGCGTCTATTATCAATCAAGAAATTCCAGAGTTTTCAGCAGATGCGTATGTAAGCGGTGAGTTTAAAACCATCACCTCTGAAGACGTAAAAGGCAGCTGGGCTATTTTCCTATTTTACCCAGCTGATTTTACCTTCGTTTGCCCAACTGAGTTAGAGGACATGGCATCTCATTACGAAGAGCTAAAAGGTCTAGGCGTAGAAGTCTATTCAGTATCAACCGATACTCATTTCACCCATAAAGCGTGGCATGACTCTTCAGACGCTATCGGTAAAGTGCAATATCCGATGATCGGCGATCCTACAGGCCGTATCACTCGTGGCTTTAACGTTATGATCGAAGAAGCTGGTTTGGCTGAACGTGGCACTTTCTTAGTCGATCCAGACGGACTGATTCAAGTCGCTGAGATTCATGCTGGCGGTATCGGTCGTAGCGCAAAAGACATGCTACGCAAAGTAAAAGCGGCACAGTATGTCCGTGATAACGATGGTGAAGTATGTCCAGCAGCATGGGAAGCAGGTCAAGCAACCCTAAAGCCAAGTCTAGATCTAGTCGGTAAAATCTAA
- a CDS encoding hydrogen peroxide-inducible genes activator, translated as MITLRQLEFALAVAKHRHFKRAAEDCNISQSALSLGIAELEKQLDTQIFERNNKQVLITPIGEDILTRAQRVFSEVNDLTTRAQSHQTPLAYPMTVGIIPTIAPYLLPKVLPALRQHYPEFRMTIIEQQTERLLEQVRYGHIDTAIIALPYAVDGLHSFEFWNEDFFAVFPKDDVHAELETINADELATANLMLLGEGHCLTDQTLSVCHFDREKMKSSFSDASLNTLIQMALAKMGTTLVPQMALSQLHLQNQDAIAVPLAEAGPHRHIAFVTRLNYARVDDVNLLGDVFKQALESAASQD; from the coding sequence ATGATTACTCTACGCCAACTCGAATTTGCTTTAGCCGTCGCCAAACACCGTCACTTCAAACGGGCAGCTGAAGACTGTAATATCTCACAATCTGCATTGAGCTTAGGTATCGCTGAGCTTGAAAAGCAACTGGATACGCAGATTTTCGAGCGTAACAATAAACAAGTACTTATCACCCCAATCGGGGAGGATATCCTAACTCGTGCTCAGCGGGTATTCTCTGAGGTCAATGACCTGACTACACGCGCGCAAAGCCATCAGACGCCATTAGCCTATCCTATGACTGTGGGCATTATCCCGACTATCGCGCCTTATCTACTACCCAAAGTATTGCCTGCCTTACGTCAGCATTATCCCGAATTTCGTATGACCATTATCGAGCAACAGACGGAGCGCTTGCTAGAGCAAGTACGTTATGGTCACATCGATACAGCTATTATCGCGCTGCCCTACGCAGTTGATGGGCTGCATAGCTTTGAGTTTTGGAATGAGGACTTCTTTGCAGTATTCCCTAAAGATGATGTCCATGCCGAGCTTGAAACTATTAATGCTGATGAGCTAGCAACGGCGAATCTGATGCTCCTTGGCGAAGGGCATTGTCTGACCGATCAAACCTTGTCAGTTTGTCACTTTGATCGGGAAAAGATGAAATCTAGCTTTTCTGATGCCAGTTTGAATACCTTAATTCAAATGGCCTTAGCAAAAATGGGCACCACTTTAGTACCGCAAATGGCATTGAGTCAGTTGCATTTGCAAAATCAGGATGCCATCGCTGTACCACTTGCCGAGGCAGGGCCGCACCGACATATTGCCTTTGTCACTCGCCTTAACTACGCGCGCGTTGATGATGTCAATCTACTGGGCGATGTGTTTAAGCAAGCGCTTGAGAGCGCTGCTAGCCAAGACTGA
- a CDS encoding methyltransferase domain-containing protein codes for MKNVNQTKFWQQRYENDSIQWDMGEVSPPLKRYIDQLPESAKDQAILVAGAGNAYEVGYLHEQGFNNVTLVDFAAAPIANFAKRYANFPKDQLICADFFELSAEQYRFDWALEQTFFCAINPERRDEYVEQMARLLKPKGKLVGLLFDKDFGNNHPPFGGNSETYQQRFQSHFNIEIMQPCYNSHPARLGSELFIKLQLQ; via the coding sequence ATGAAAAACGTTAACCAAACCAAGTTTTGGCAACAGCGCTATGAGAACGATAGTATTCAATGGGATATGGGTGAGGTTTCACCACCGCTTAAAAGATATATCGATCAGTTACCCGAGTCCGCAAAAGATCAAGCTATTTTAGTAGCAGGTGCTGGCAATGCTTATGAAGTAGGTTACTTGCATGAGCAAGGCTTTAACAATGTCACGTTAGTTGATTTTGCTGCTGCGCCAATTGCTAATTTTGCTAAGCGCTATGCTAATTTTCCTAAAGATCAGCTCATTTGTGCCGATTTTTTTGAGCTTTCTGCTGAGCAATATAGGTTTGACTGGGCACTAGAGCAAACCTTTTTTTGTGCGATAAACCCTGAGCGCCGTGACGAGTATGTAGAGCAGATGGCGCGATTATTGAAGCCAAAGGGTAAGCTAGTAGGATTGCTGTTTGATAAAGACTTTGGTAATAACCATCCGCCGTTTGGTGGTAATAGTGAGACATATCAGCAGCGTTTTCAATCGCACTTTAACATTGAGATTATGCAGCCTTGCTATAATTCGCATCCAGCAAGGCTAGGTAGTGAGCTATTTATTAAACTGCAATTGCAGTAA
- a CDS encoding M48 family metallopeptidase, with protein sequence MARESGKSLLNSITQRLAAADIELQIQQKRVKNINFRLRPNLLSVSVPLTINVEQIAQAIDKRVDWALTHHEQVLKHYERKQQLASISKIASQSIMLWGVAQTLTLNNQQMLDYYRQQLTLVMPDLFEKWQPIIKAQAVETRIKKMHTRWGSCNTRARRIWLSVYLPAYPIECTEYVIVHELCHLHHANHSRAFWQTVEKAMPDYKKWHDMLAGKTGRLD encoded by the coding sequence ATGGCTAGAGAGTCAGGTAAGTCCTTATTAAACTCAATCACTCAACGCTTAGCAGCGGCAGATATCGAGCTGCAAATTCAGCAAAAACGTGTCAAAAATATTAACTTCCGCTTAAGACCTAATTTGCTAAGCGTATCTGTACCTTTAACTATTAACGTAGAGCAGATAGCGCAAGCCATCGATAAACGCGTGGACTGGGCACTCACTCATCATGAGCAAGTGCTCAAGCATTACGAGCGCAAACAACAGCTTGCCTCAATATCCAAGATAGCCTCTCAGTCAATTATGCTGTGGGGCGTAGCGCAAACCCTTACCCTAAACAATCAGCAAATGCTTGACTATTATCGTCAGCAGTTAACGCTAGTGATGCCAGATTTATTTGAGAAGTGGCAACCTATTATCAAAGCTCAAGCTGTAGAGACCCGTATTAAAAAAATGCACACCCGTTGGGGCAGTTGCAATACTCGTGCTCGGCGAATTTGGCTCTCGGTATATTTGCCCGCATATCCTATTGAGTGCACTGAATATGTTATCGTCCATGAGCTATGTCATTTGCATCATGCCAATCATAGTCGCGCTTTTTGGCAAACAGTTGAAAAAGCAATGCCAGATTATAAAAAGTGGCATGATATGCTGGCAGGTAAGACTGGTAGATTAGATTGA
- a CDS encoding DUF1513 domain-containing protein: MSENKTSKKQLAVHSNVLKTAIGTVFGTATLVCIHHRYRRQQQADARLQDYLTGLRYQLRSLAVSPDLTLNRLQHTYQQAVSSYKNYPKDSLATLNRSSDHYDIAKRHTTVMLARPICWVSGVSSMPKPMSSTLAKVSISEKSISPERNSEPCCGVVGIDADRQIVWQTTMPERVHDIVVQPNASQCSDSENRDVIVMGRRPSESFWVLDTATGQVKHAIKAAADRHFYGHACYSLDGSQLYVTENDTVTLNGKIGIYDVNDSCQKVAEFDSYGIGPHELLMHPNSETLIIANGGIKTEQASRDELNLDSMRPSLVYLNRHNGELLEQIIPEHNQMSIRHLAMHDDGTVMIGIQFQGERHINVPLVLTHSRGDSEFKPLIMPNNQWQRFHQYIASVAVDSEKNQLCVTTPIGGCAAIYDLTTRKLIDAVNLPDCAGASILTNSATTSAIFNTSANGSANDENYTNDISSGFIVSDGQGQLTTLRTKSMALDDSADEEVSGRIIQNSQHHKMSFDNHLQAL; encoded by the coding sequence ATGAGTGAAAATAAGACGTCTAAAAAACAATTAGCAGTACATTCTAATGTCTTAAAAACGGCGATAGGTACGGTTTTTGGGACAGCTACCTTAGTCTGCATTCATCATCGCTATCGCAGACAACAGCAAGCGGACGCGCGCTTGCAAGATTATTTAACAGGCTTGCGTTATCAGCTGCGCTCTTTAGCAGTATCACCAGACTTAACCCTTAACCGTTTACAACACACCTATCAGCAAGCGGTATCGAGCTACAAAAACTACCCTAAAGATAGCTTAGCTACGCTAAATCGTTCAAGCGATCATTATGATATAGCTAAGCGACATACTACTGTGATGCTAGCACGTCCAATTTGCTGGGTAAGTGGCGTATCATCGATGCCAAAGCCTATGAGCTCAACCCTTGCCAAAGTATCTATCAGTGAGAAATCAATTAGTCCAGAGCGCAACAGCGAGCCTTGTTGCGGCGTCGTCGGTATCGATGCCGATCGGCAAATCGTTTGGCAGACCACGATGCCTGAGCGCGTGCATGATATTGTTGTGCAGCCGAATGCTAGCCAATGTAGCGATAGCGAAAACCGTGATGTGATAGTGATGGGTCGTCGTCCAAGCGAGAGTTTTTGGGTATTAGATACGGCTACTGGACAAGTAAAACACGCGATAAAAGCGGCAGCGGATCGACACTTTTATGGTCATGCTTGTTATAGCTTAGACGGATCACAGCTATATGTGACCGAAAATGATACCGTCACTCTAAACGGCAAAATCGGTATTTATGATGTTAATGATAGCTGTCAAAAAGTAGCAGAGTTTGACTCATACGGTATCGGTCCGCATGAGCTGCTTATGCATCCTAATAGTGAGACTTTGATAATCGCTAATGGCGGTATAAAGACCGAGCAAGCGTCACGCGATGAGCTAAATTTAGATAGTATGCGTCCGTCACTGGTCTATCTTAATCGCCATAACGGTGAGCTGTTGGAACAGATTATCCCTGAGCATAATCAGATGAGTATTCGTCATTTAGCCATGCATGATGATGGTACAGTAATGATCGGCATTCAGTTCCAAGGGGAGCGGCATATCAATGTGCCGCTAGTATTGACTCACTCGCGCGGTGATAGCGAGTTTAAGCCACTCATTATGCCGAACAATCAATGGCAGCGCTTTCATCAGTATATCGCCAGTGTCGCAGTCGATAGCGAGAAAAATCAGCTTTGTGTCACCACACCTATCGGTGGCTGCGCGGCGATTTACGATCTAACCACGCGCAAATTAATCGATGCGGTAAATCTCCCTGATTGCGCAGGGGCTTCAATTTTGACCAATAGCGCTACTACTAGTGCCATTTTCAACACTAGTGCCAACGGCAGTGCTAATGATGAGAATTATACCAATGACATAAGTTCAGGCTTTATCGTTAGTGATGGGCAAGGCCAGTTAACCACCTTACGGACCAAAAGTATGGCGTTAGATGATAGCGCAGACGAGGAAGTGTCTGGTCGAATTATCCAAAATAGTCAGCATCATAAGATGTCTTTTGATAATCACTTGCAAGCGCTTTGA
- a CDS encoding imelysin family protein has protein sequence MKKNHALMMALSALSAGILISCVKPVDENQSADVESQVVAPDTAINETITDDQAIAITPVDISADTQKSYLTHVADNIVIPAYANAAKQSTLLHELAQKHCQGTAVSGDELQALRDQWLVLAQAWAVAEMVNFGPATESMSNLYINYYPDERGLIHSGVADLIAANPNLTPAQLQGESAIVQGVPGLEEALYAKDSLDAAQCAYVISASSALSDRLSTITTDWQNNATTLLAINKTATGDQGLNQWINSLLSLLEIMKTNAIDQPLGLTGKAKGHVPASTAGQSRAIINAKIATLNKALTDPVLTAILSTNQDSNVGNELSTALSDTTTLLAQMPEDIATADKAAQQDLFDHLTTVTRLMKRQLIPALGLRVGFNSNDGD, from the coding sequence ATGAAAAAGAATCACGCCCTAATGATGGCATTATCGGCACTGAGTGCGGGAATACTAATCAGCTGCGTAAAGCCTGTTGATGAAAATCAGAGCGCTGACGTTGAGAGCCAAGTAGTCGCGCCTGATACCGCCATAAATGAGACGATAACTGATGATCAAGCTATCGCTATCACTCCTGTAGATATCAGCGCTGATACGCAAAAGAGCTATTTAACCCATGTAGCGGATAATATTGTCATACCAGCGTATGCGAATGCGGCTAAGCAAAGCACTCTGCTCCATGAGTTAGCACAAAAGCACTGTCAAGGCACAGCGGTCAGCGGTGATGAGCTGCAAGCACTGCGTGATCAATGGCTAGTATTAGCCCAAGCTTGGGCAGTAGCTGAGATGGTTAACTTCGGTCCAGCAACCGAAAGCATGAGCAATCTATATATTAATTATTATCCTGATGAGCGCGGACTCATTCATAGTGGCGTTGCAGATCTGATAGCCGCTAATCCTAATCTGACACCAGCGCAACTACAAGGTGAGAGTGCTATTGTACAAGGAGTGCCAGGATTAGAAGAAGCGCTTTATGCTAAGGATAGTCTAGATGCAGCTCAGTGCGCTTATGTGATCAGTGCCAGTAGCGCACTAAGCGACCGCTTAAGTACCATCACAACAGACTGGCAGAATAATGCAACAACGCTATTAGCAATCAATAAAACAGCAACGGGTGACCAAGGTCTAAATCAATGGATTAACTCCTTACTGTCACTGCTTGAAATCATGAAGACCAATGCTATCGATCAGCCATTAGGACTGACGGGTAAAGCTAAAGGTCATGTGCCAGCGTCTACAGCAGGGCAGAGCCGAGCTATTATTAATGCTAAGATTGCCACGCTCAATAAAGCGCTAACTGACCCTGTATTAACTGCAATCTTGAGTACGAACCAAGACAGTAACGTCGGTAATGAGTTATCAACGGCACTTAGTGACACCACAACGTTACTGGCGCAAATGCCAGAGGATATTGCTACTGCTGACAAAGCAGCACAGCAGGATCTGTTTGATCATTTAACGACAGTGACGCGCCTGATGAAAAGACAGTTGATACCTGCTCTAGGTTTACGAGTAGGTTTTAATAGTAACGATGGTGATTGA
- a CDS encoding di-heme oxidoredictase family protein, which translates to MNIIKALPSVFIHKSTKQDFSYYKSQLLSNHRQTNTSKPFFTQTTKLSLTLSFALAISACQPSHVADNSSVTTERAQTVESLAGVSMQHLATFDPQEIKQGGDTGVTITSAESYSKPSSNLTALRKGDFFVGNAFFKQPWVIAPASTDSRDGLGALFNVAACQSCHIKDGRGHAPMTSSDDADSLLIRLAMPASTDEERKQLAQSMIEKVVHPMYGGQLQDRGIQGVPAEARISVQWTDKPVTFADGHIETLRAPTFTLTDPGYGAFDDELMVSPRIALPMIGLGLLDQIPDADIKKQAVSVDNSASKDTTAISGKFNWVLDPQTGKTSLGRFGWKAGQTKLVTQNQSAFNEDMGLTSNIRPIESCTPLQTACLNATTGADEQGNGKPPVEVSDEVVKFVEFYTRNLAVPNRRDADSEQVLAGKKHFYDMGCQSCHTPRYQLPKTDDDHLEQHGQVIYPYTDLLLHDMGDDLADRTIAGKLPSKDAQVEFLANSYEWRTPALWGIGLAQTVDSQATFLHDGRARTLIEAVLWHGGEAKAQQQKVLQLDEQGRAELNAFLQSL; encoded by the coding sequence ATGAATATAATAAAAGCGCTACCATCAGTTTTTATTCACAAGTCTACCAAGCAAGATTTTAGCTATTATAAGTCCCAACTCTTATCTAACCATCGTCAAACAAATACCTCAAAGCCGTTTTTTACACAGACTACCAAACTCTCTTTAACCCTATCATTCGCGCTCGCGATTAGTGCTTGCCAACCTAGTCATGTTGCTGATAACTCATCTGTCACCACTGAGCGCGCACAAACCGTTGAAAGCTTAGCGGGCGTATCGATGCAGCATCTGGCGACTTTTGATCCGCAAGAGATCAAGCAAGGTGGCGATACAGGCGTAACTATTACTAGCGCTGAGAGTTACTCTAAGCCTTCATCGAACCTGACGGCTTTACGCAAAGGTGACTTTTTTGTTGGTAATGCCTTTTTTAAACAACCTTGGGTGATCGCGCCTGCCAGTACCGATAGCCGTGATGGTCTTGGCGCATTGTTCAATGTTGCCGCTTGCCAGTCCTGCCATATCAAAGATGGGCGTGGTCATGCACCAATGACTAGTAGCGACGATGCGGACAGTTTACTGATACGTTTGGCGATGCCTGCAAGTACTGATGAAGAGCGGAAACAACTTGCACAGTCGATGATAGAAAAAGTCGTGCATCCTATGTATGGCGGTCAGCTGCAAGATCGCGGCATTCAAGGTGTGCCCGCTGAGGCGCGTATCTCGGTACAGTGGACGGACAAGCCCGTTACTTTTGCTGATGGTCATATCGAGACTTTACGCGCGCCTACTTTTACACTGACTGATCCAGGTTATGGCGCGTTTGATGATGAGCTAATGGTCTCACCACGCATTGCGCTGCCGATGATTGGGCTAGGTTTACTCGATCAGATACCTGATGCGGATATTAAGAAGCAAGCGGTCAGTGTCGATAACAGCGCTAGTAAAGACACCACGGCTATTAGTGGCAAATTTAACTGGGTGCTTGACCCACAAACGGGCAAGACATCATTAGGGCGTTTTGGCTGGAAAGCAGGGCAAACTAAGCTCGTCACGCAAAATCAAAGCGCTTTTAATGAAGATATGGGACTAACATCCAATATTCGACCGATCGAATCTTGTACGCCGTTGCAAACGGCTTGTCTAAACGCAACTACAGGCGCTGATGAACAAGGCAATGGTAAGCCGCCTGTTGAAGTCAGCGATGAAGTGGTCAAGTTCGTTGAGTTTTATACCCGTAACTTAGCCGTTCCGAACCGCCGCGATGCTGATAGTGAGCAGGTGCTTGCTGGCAAAAAGCACTTTTATGATATGGGCTGTCAAAGCTGTCATACACCACGCTATCAGTTGCCAAAAACCGACGATGATCATCTTGAGCAGCATGGACAAGTGATTTATCCTTATACCGATTTATTGTTGCACGATATGGGTGATGATCTAGCCGATCGGACTATCGCTGGTAAATTGCCGTCAAAAGACGCACAAGTTGAATTCTTGGCCAACTCTTATGAATGGCGCACTCCAGCGTTATGGGGTATAGGGCTGGCGCAGACCGTCGATTCACAAGCAACATTTTTGCATGATGGTCGTGCTCGTACACTTATAGAAGCAGTACTATGGCATGGCGGTGAGGCAAAAGCCCAGCAGCAAAAGGTACTCCAGTTAGATGAGCAAGGCCGTGCTGAGCTAAACGCATTTTTACAATCATTATAA
- a CDS encoding imelysin family protein gives MTISTVTNIATKSKLIPSALAAALAGTLLLAGCTKQTEDTTAAETTIESAAPTPNAEQANIDRLLISYADMAHHAYKDSLDTAKLLQTAVNTYVDTPNEANLEAAKAAYKAARLPYSQTEVFRFDEGFVVANDKRALNSIDAWEGQVNAWPLDEALIDYVSDSYEGEYNSQDNIINSDSLSVGSLKQDTSKITPELLIEMNEIGGSEANVTTGYHAIEFLLWGQDINGVGEGAGIRPVSDYLTADGQCTSGDTTNTDASICERRGQYIKAATQLLVDDLTAMEAEWQPESVDTLRSDMIARRDGNAVRQVMYQMGSLALGELASQRMQVAFVTGSTEDEHDCFSDLTHLSYANNARGIQNIFNGNYKTVAGKSIGGYGIKQYLIDTEHKDAADKLTADFERVDNAFNVIVDKGENQGIKVDQMIATVSQASKYNISSEEQNKRRGWIENGINSLQELTSGIETAASAIGIDNLDADAGS, from the coding sequence ATGACAATTTCTACCGTAACTAATATCGCAACTAAGAGCAAGCTTATCCCGAGTGCTTTGGCAGCCGCGCTTGCTGGTACACTATTATTAGCAGGTTGTACTAAGCAGACAGAGGATACTACAGCAGCTGAGACGACTATAGAGAGTGCAGCACCAACACCGAATGCTGAGCAGGCGAATATCGATAGGTTATTGATCAGCTATGCAGATATGGCTCATCATGCTTATAAGGATTCTCTTGATACCGCGAAGCTATTGCAAACGGCAGTCAATACTTATGTAGATACACCAAACGAAGCTAATCTAGAAGCAGCAAAAGCGGCCTATAAGGCGGCACGTCTGCCTTATTCACAAACTGAAGTTTTCCGTTTTGATGAAGGTTTTGTCGTAGCCAATGATAAGCGTGCGCTAAATAGTATCGATGCGTGGGAAGGTCAAGTTAATGCGTGGCCACTTGATGAGGCGCTGATCGACTATGTAAGTGATAGCTATGAAGGGGAGTATAATAGCCAGGACAATATCATTAATAGTGATAGCCTTAGTGTCGGTAGCTTAAAGCAAGATACCAGTAAGATCACCCCTGAATTATTAATTGAGATGAATGAGATAGGTGGTAGTGAAGCGAATGTCACTACGGGCTATCATGCGATAGAGTTTTTATTATGGGGTCAGGACATTAATGGCGTTGGCGAAGGAGCGGGTATTCGCCCTGTTAGTGATTATCTAACCGCTGATGGTCAATGTACTAGCGGTGATACTACTAATACTGACGCTAGCATTTGCGAGCGCCGTGGCCAATATATAAAAGCTGCGACTCAGCTACTAGTCGATGATCTAACCGCAATGGAGGCCGAGTGGCAGCCTGAGAGTGTCGATACTTTGCGTAGCGATATGATTGCGCGTAGAGATGGCAATGCTGTACGTCAGGTTATGTATCAAATGGGCAGTTTAGCTTTAGGTGAGCTGGCCTCTCAGCGTATGCAAGTGGCCTTTGTCACAGGATCAACTGAAGATGAACACGATTGCTTTAGTGATTTGACCCATTTAAGCTACGCTAATAATGCACGCGGCATCCAAAATATTTTTAATGGTAATTATAAAACCGTCGCTGGCAAGTCGATTGGTGGTTACGGCATCAAGCAATATCTAATAGACACTGAGCACAAAGACGCTGCGGATAAACTAACAGCTGACTTTGAGCGAGTAGATAATGCTTTTAACGTCATTGTCGATAAAGGTGAAAATCAAGGTATCAAAGTCGATCAAATGATCGCTACTGTATCTCAAGCTAGCAAATATAATATCTCATCTGAAGAGCAAAACAAGCGTCGAGGCTGGATTGAGAACGGTATTAATAGTCTGCAAGAGCTGACATCTGGTATCGAAACCGCAGCTAGCGCTATTGGTATCGATAATTTAGATGCTGATGCAGGTTCATAG